One genomic segment of Arachis duranensis cultivar V14167 chromosome 4, aradu.V14167.gnm2.J7QH, whole genome shotgun sequence includes these proteins:
- the LOC107482834 gene encoding glutathione S-transferase T2-like, with product MIVSFRLLGIGDSSRVLSASVRDAEACRRRLRRESLSRLSGDGNASRHNSSGVGGSSNPSSQTPIQSSPNSQYSNFANPRGLDAIDLNDDDIEDQRQDSIQHWHWKEDEMLISGWLNVSTDPGVVAYKKRWCKINKAVAQFVGCYDQASRNIRSGSNVDDIKELAYKLYSTNYGQKFTFERHWNMLRLEQKWRSQLPTQSGGSKRTKVSATGAYSSSSNPETPLADESSVDSPVRPQGSKKSKQKGKEKAQMSKDFSEKKSSVVKKLSLIEDIKNVREKKLMNREKEREEEKEHRAKIMTIKEKELQIQAAMKEQELQAQAAMKEKELQTQKYIKEMEIKAKERKMERMAKKREREMDMQIYT from the exons ATGATTGTGTCATTTCGTCTTCTCGGGATAGGTGACTCTTCTCGAGTGCTCTCCGCTTCTGTTCGGGATGCGGAGGCGTGTCGTAGACGACTTCGGCGGGAGTCTCTCTCTCGGCTTTCAGGAGATGGAAA TGCATCAAGACATAACTCATCTGGTGTTGGTGGCTCTTCTAACCCATCCTCTCAGACTCCTATACAATCTAGTCCAAATTCGCAATATTCAAATTTTGCCAACCCTCGTGGATTAGATGCTATCGAccttaatgatgatgatattgaagaTCAGAGGCAAGATAGTATTCAACACTGGCATTGGAAAGAAGATGAGATGCTGATCAGTGGATGGTTAAATGTTTCAACTGACCCT GGGGTAGTTGCATATAAGAAACGATGGTGTAAGATCAACAAGGCTGTTGCACAATTTGTTGGTTGCTACGATCAAGCTAGTCGAAACATAAGGAGTGGTTCGAACGTTGATGATATAAAGGAGTTGGCTTATAAACTTTATTCCACAAATTATGGTCAAAAGTTCACTTTTGAGAGGCATTGGAACATGCTTCGGTTGGAGCAAAAATGGAGAAGCCAACTACCTACACAGAGTGGCGGCTCAAAGAGAACCAAAGTTAGTGCAACTGGAGCATACTCATCCTCATCAAACCCAGAAACACCGTTGGCTGACGAATCCAGTGTGGACTCTCCTGTTCGCCCACAaggatcaaagaagagcaagcaAAAAGGTAAGGAAAAAGCACAGATGTCTAAAGATTTTAGCGAAAAAAAATCATCGGTTGTCAAAAAATTATCTCTCATAGAAGATATTAAGAATGTTAGAGAAAAGAAACTAATGaatagggaaaaagaaagagaagaggagaaggaaCATAGAGCAAAGATTATGACAATCAAAGAGAAGGAGTTACAAATTCAAGCagcaatgaaagaacaagaattacaaGCTCAAGCAgcaatgaaagaaaaagaattacaaacTCAGAAGTATATTAAAGAAATGGAgataaaagcaaaagaaaggaaaatggaAAGGATGGccaagaaaagggaaagggaaatgGATATGCAAATATATACTTAA
- the LOC107482833 gene encoding uncharacterized protein LOC107482833 produces MGATPFHRSILEVRLPKHFDKPTDMKYDGNQDPLEHLTAFEARMNLEGVGDGVRFRAFPVTLAGPAIRWFNGLPQGSIHGFLDISRAFLAQFTTRIAKAKHPINLLGITQRQEEPTRKYLDRFNDECLEIDGLTDSVASLCLTNGLLNENFRKQLTTKPVWTMHEIQTVAKEYINDEEVSQVVAANKRHSGYNQPRLQGNGERQKE; encoded by the coding sequence ATGGGCGCCACCCCATTCCACCGATCCATCCTCGAAGTCCGGTTGCCGAAGCACttcgacaaaccaacggacatgaAGTATGATGGAAACCAAGACCCTTTGGAACACCTCACAGCCTTTGAAGCAAGGATGAATCTGGAGGGAGTAGGGGACGGGGTGAGGTTCCGAGCCTTCCCGGTGACCCTGGCGGGGCCCGCGATCAGGTGGTTTAATGGCCTCCCGCAGGGGTCCATCCATGGGTTTTTGGACATCAGCCGTGCCTTCCTAGCCCAATTCACAACACGAATAGCAAAGGCAAAACACCCGATCAACCTTCTGGGGATAACCCAGAGACAAGAAGAGCcgaccagaaaatacctggacCGGTTCAACGACGAATGCCTAGAAATTGACGGCCTAACCGATTCAGTGGCCAGCCTCTGTCTGACGAACGGCCTCCTCAACGAGAACTTTCGAAAGCAGCTTACCACGAAACCAGTTTGGACGATGCACGAAATCCAAACGGTAGCCAAGGAGTACATAAATGACGAGGAAGTCAGCCAAGTCGTGGCTGCCAATAAACGGCACTCTGGCTACAACCAACCTAGGCTGCAAGGTAATGGAGAAAGACAAAAAGAATAA